One Rhodoferax sp. GW822-FHT02A01 genomic window, AGCAGCCCCACCTTGGCGGACGCTGATTCCTTGGATGGATTGGCCGTGCCAAACTGGATATCACCCGTCAACTGGCCACCTTCCTCGATCACCAGTTTGCCGTAACGGATCTTGCCGCTCACGCGTCCGGTGGAATAGACCACCAGTTTTTCGCGCACCGTCAGATCACCGTTGAAGGCGCCGTGAATCTCGGCGTAGTCAATCTCCGCCGAGCCCTTGAATGCGCCGATTGAGGTGATGTGCATGACGCGCGAGTCCATCGTGGCTTCCACCGTGCCTTCAACAATCAATGTGTCGCAGTCGGTGATTTCCACACCCTTGAGCTTGATGTTGGGCCCCACCGTGAGCTTGCTGCCACCCTCCTTGATGGGTGCGCCGGATATGGCCGGTGTGGCCGCACTCTCGATAGGCGCCGCAGGTGCCTGAACGGGTGCTGGCGTCGGTGCCGGGGCTACCGGTGCCGCTCCAGCGGCGACCGGGTGCGAGCCTGCGACGGCGCCGGGTTGGCCCGGGAGCGGACGGGAAGCAAGGGGATCGTTGGGGCGTTTACCAAAGAATGCGGGTTGCAATGCCATCGTGGTACTTTCAGAGATGAAGAGACTGCATGCTAGCCCCGTCATCTCGCAAATGCCCTTGGTCAATTGCAACATCTATGGTTCTTGTGCGACCAAATGTACGTGCCGTCAATGACACCCCACGCGACTACGCTGCGGCCCGGACAAAGTCGATGAACGCGCGCAGCGGTGCCGGTGGAAGCTTTCTACCCGGGTAGTACAAGAACGGCCCCGAAAAACGGGGCCACCAGGCCTCGAGCACGGGCTCCAGTGCACCGCTGTCGAGTTGGGGGCGCAGCCACTCGTCAAACAGGTACACCAGGCCCGTTCCGGCCATTGCTGTTTCAACCAGAAGATCAACTGCTGAGCCGATTTGCACGATGAGCGGACCGGCGGGCGTGATGCGTACCACCTCGCCTTTACGTTCGAACTCCCACGTGGGCATGGCGCCGCTGGCAAAGCGCCCGCGCAGGCAGGCGTGATGCAGCAACTCGCTGGGGTGCTGAGGGCGTCCACACCGATCCAGATAGCCCGGCGATGCGGCCAATGCGAAACGCTGCACGCGGGGCCCGATGGGCACGGCAATCATGTCCTTTTCCAGTCGTTCCTCGTAACGAATGCCTGCGTCGCACCCGACCGCAATCACATCCACAAAGCTGTCGTCCGCGAATACTTCCAGCTGGATGTCGGGGTAGGCTTCGAGAAAGGCGGGAATGATCGCTGGCAAAACCAGCCGTGCAGCACTGACCGCTGCATTGAGCCGCAGTGTGCCCGCCGGCCGATCACGAAAACCATTGACCACGTCGAGTGCGGATTGCACTTCGGTCAACGCGGGTGCAAGCCGCTCAATCAGGCGTTGCCCGGCCTCGGTTGGAACAACGCTGCGCGTCGTGCGATGGAGCAGCCGGACACCGAGTTGGGTTTCCAGACGGCGCACTGCCTCGCTCAGGCCAGAGGCGCTGGTTCCGCTGGCCCGGGCACCCACGCGGAAACCGCCGGCACGCGCAACGGCAAGGAATGCATTCAAATCGCCGAGGTCAGCTTCCATTGTTCAGTAATTCGTACAACCCGTGCGCATTGTGGCGGATTGTCGAACAAAGGGTGGGCACCTACCATTCGCCCACTTCAACCCCACGGGAACCTCGACCATGTCGCACCACGCTTCACACTCCATCTACCCACTCGGCCGCCGCTCGGTCAATCGGCTCGGCTATGGTGCCATGCAGCTCGCGGGCCCCGGTGTCTTCGGTCCGCCCAAAGACCGCGATGCTGCGCTGGCGGTTCTGCGCGAAGCCCTTGCCAGCGGCGTGGACCATATCGACACTTCCGATTTCTATGGACCGCACGTCACCAATCAGATCATCCGCGAGGCATTGCATCCGTACCCTGATCACCTCACCATCGTTACCAAGATCAGCGCGCGCCGCGGTGCCGATGGTGCCTGGCTACCCGCCATGTCAAGCGATGAATTGATACAGGCAGTTCATGACAATCTGCGCAATCTGGGACTGGACGTGTTGGATGTCGTGAACCTGCGCAGCATGCTTGGTGTGCATGGTCCTGTCGAAGGCTCGCTGGAGGAGCCGTTGACGGTTCTGGCCGAATTGCAGCAGCAAGGGCTGGTGCGCCACATCGGCCTGAGCAACGTCACGCCCACGCAGGTTGCGCAAGGGCGTTCTATTTGCGAGATCGTGTGCGTGCAAAACATGTACAACCTGGCCCATCGCGATGACGACGGAATGATTGACGACCTGGCTCAGCAAGGCATCGCCTACGTGCCGTTCTTTCCGCTGGGCGGCTTCACACCGCTGCAGTCTTCGGAGCTTTCGGGCGTTGCGCAGCAACTCGGTGCCACACCCATGCAAGTGGCCCTGGCCTGGCTGTTGCAGCGTTCTCCCAACATCCTTCTGATACCCGGCACTTCGTCCGTGGCCCATCTGCGGGAGAACCTGGCCGCGGCGCAGCTGACACTGACTTCAGACACATTGGCGCAGCTGGACACAATCACGCAATAGGTGCCACCGGCCAATTGCGCAACGGGATCAGTTTGTACGGCAGTCTCGCCGCGCACATCCGCCATTTCCTAAGCATCAGCAACTGCCTGAAATTGGCGTCTGTAAGCCGTGGGGGACACACCATAGCGGGCAACAAAATGCTGGCGCAGCGACACCGGTGAACCAAAGCCGGACTCCTCTGCAATGGCCTCCACCGATCGGTCAGACGACTCCAGCAACTGGCTGGCGCGTGCCAGTCGCTGCCAGGTGAGCCATTGCACCAGCGTGGTTCCGGTCGTGCGCTGAAAGTGCCGGGTAAAAGTGCGCCGACTCATGGCCAGGCGTGCGGCCAGCGTATCGATGTCGTGTGCATGGTTCAGCCGCGTCTGCAGCCACTCCAGCAACTCATTCATGCGACCTCCCCGCCCGGTCTGGGGAATCGCCTCTTCAATGAACTGTGACTGGCCCCCGGTGCGATGCGGGGCCACCACCAGACGGCGCGCCACGCGGTTGGCCAGGGTGGCACCGCACCAGGTGCGCAAAAGGTGCAGGCAGCAATCGATGCTGGCTGCCGTACCCGCGGAGGTAACGACGCGGTCTTCATCCACGTAGAGCACACTGGGGTCCAGACGTACCAGCGGATAGCGGCTGGCAAACAGCGAGGCCCAGTGCCAGTGGGTGGTGGCCTTTCTGCCATCCAGCAAGCCAGCTTGCGCCAGCACGAAGGCACCCAGGCAAAGACCCACTACCGTGGCGCCGCGCCGGTGTGCAGCCACCAGAGCACGCAGCAGCGCCCCTGGTGGGCGCTCGTCCACGTCACGCCAACTCGGTATCACCACCACATCCGCATTGCGCAGAGCACCCAGGCCATGTTTGGCATCAATGCGGAATCCGGCGGACGTCGACAGTGGTCCGGACTCGACGGCGCAAACCGCAAAGTCAAACGGTGCAACGCCTATGTCCGAACGGTCTTCGCCGAATACCAGACATGGCACCGACAGATGGAACGGGCTTATCCCATCGAAAGCAACCACGACGATGTGCCGCGGCTTACCCGATGTTTTTCTGGCGGAGAGTGACGAAGTGACAGCCGGTGCGCGACGGGTGGACATGGCCCAATTCTATCGAAGAATGGCATTCGGGCCACTCGTCAAATAGGCGACCAACTTCCAGAATTCCTACTCATCTTCTACACACCGAAAGGAACACACCATGAGCACCACACCCCGCCGCGCACTGATCGTCATCGACGTGCAGAACGAATACATCACCGGCAATCTGAGGATTGAATACCCACCCATTGACATCTCGCTATCCAACATCGGCCACGCCATGGACGTGGCGCATGCAGCCGGTGTTCCCGTCATCGTGGTGCAGAACCGCACAGCGCCCACTGCTCCGCTGTTTGCACATGGGTCGGATGGATGGGCGCTGCACGACGTGGTTGCATCACGACCGCGCGACCACTATGTGGAGAAGACGCTGCCCAGCGCATTCACCGAAACCAATCTGGAAGCCTGGCTGAAGTCAAAGAACATCGACACACTGACGGTCGCGGGCTACATGACACACAACTGTGATGCGTCCACCGTCTTCGACGCGGTGCACCGCGGACTCACGGTGGAATTTCTGGCCGACGCAACCGGCGCAGTGCCCTATCGCAATGAGGCCGGCTACGCCAGCGCCATGGACATCCACCGGGTATTCAGCGTGGTCATGCACTCGCGCTTCGCTGCAGTCGTCACCACACAGACATGGGCAGAAGCTGTTCGTGCAGGCACGGTACTCGCACGCAGCAACATCCACGCCTCCAATCAACAGGCGCTGCAATGGTGAGTTGATGGGCCAGCGCCGACTTCAGCCGGAAAGAACAGCGCAGTCTTGACGTTCAACGCCTCCACCAGAACTCCTTTCATCAGGTAAAGGGCACCCACGTACTTGACCAAGTCATAGGCAATGCCCGGTCCCGGTGTGATGGCCTAGCGGGTGCGCAATGCCGCCGTCCCCGTAGATGCGTACGACCTGCGCAGGGTGTTTGATCAAGGTCTGCAGTGCCTCGAGGGTCTCCCAGTAGTACACATTGGAAATCAGACCCGTGGCCGGGTTCTCCCACGCTTCTTCGCCCAGGTAGCCTGGGATGGATTTCGCAAGCGCGGCAATCTCGGCATCGAGCGCAAAGAACGCATCATCGAACACGCCCTTGGCAAAAATGAAAGTGGCGCTGTACACCGTGCTCAACCGGCTTTGCGCATGGCGTGTGCCATGGCGTTGTTTCCACGTGCCTCCAGCGTGTCGGCTGCACCCAGGCGATCACGCTCCTCCCGGTTCTGGCTGAGCTTGGTCTTGCCCACCAGCGAGCTCAAGGTGATCTCGATTCCCACTACATTGCGCAGCATGGCGTCTATGTACTCTGGCGCGGAGTCGCCCATCTTCCAGGGCTTGGGTTCGGTGGCCTCGTGCCGGCGCGTGAGATGGGCCAGCAGACGTCGCAGAAAGCGCTCGTCGTCGTGAATGGTGAGAGTGCCGTGGGCATGCACCACCTCGTAGTTCCAGGTCGGCACCTGGCGATGGGTCTCATGCTTGCTGGGGTACCAGTTGGGCGAAATGTAGGCCTGCACTCCACGGAACACCACCATCACAGGCGTGCCGGTCGGACAGCGCTGCCACAGGGGATTGGCGCGGGCCACGTGTGCGAGCAAAGCGCCGTGTGCTCCGGTGGCTGCATCCAGCTCAAACGGAATGTGGTCCGCATCCAGACCAGCGTCGCCATGGGTCACCAGCATTCCCAGCGGATTCTCGCGAACGATACGGTGCAGCTCGTCAGATCGGGTTTCGGCAAAGTGGGCAGGGATGTACATCGTGGTGTTGGAGCAGGGGTTGAACGGAATGATCGCAACTGTCGCCTGAAACCGGCACAATGAGAAGAACCAGTTTTTCACAATATTCATGGGCCAGTTGACAAGTCGATCTAGATCCCAACGCGTTGCCAACGGAGCCGGACGCGGCATCTATGCGTTGCTGCGGGCCCAGATCAACGACGGTACCTTGCCAGCGGGCGCCCGCGCACCTTCTACACGCAGCCTTGCGGCCGAACTGGGTGTATCGCGCACGACCGTCACGGCAGCCTACGAGCAGCTTGCAGCCGAGGGCTATCTGGCTACCTCCACGGGTCGGGTGGCCAGAGTCACCAAACGATTCACTGCCTCTGCCGCACCCGCCATGCCGCGCAAACGCCAGGCCCGGCCGAATCCCGCACTGTCTGATTTCGGGCGCCGCCTCAGCGCGATCGGCATGCCCGCGCTACCGCATACCGAGCCACTCCGGTTTGACTTTCTCTACGGGGCAGTGGCCCATCGCGACTTCCCCACGCTGGCATGGCGGCGGGCTTACCAGTCGGAGTTGCTGCAACAGCAGCGCCGCCTGTACTACGTCCCTCCCGAAGGTGATGAGCAGCTACGCCACGCGGTGCAAGGCTATCTGCGGCGGGCCCGGGGCCTGGCCTGCAGCGCCGAGCAGATTCTGATCGTGCATGGCTCGCAGCAGGCCATCGATCTGTGCGCGCGGCTGCTGCTCAATGCCGGCGACATCTTTGTGTTTGAAGATCCCGGCTACCTGATGGCACGCCGCTGTTTCGAGGCCACGGGTGCACGCTGCTGTCCCGTGCCTGTGGATGCACAGGGCATGGATACTGGCCAATTGCCCCACGCGGACGGCGCCCGCCTGGTCTACGCAACACCCTCCCACCAGTTTCCACTGGGAGGCGTGCTGCCGATCGGGCGGCGCCAGGAACTGCTGCAGTGGGCACGGCGCCAGAACGCCTGGATCGTGGAAGACGACTACGACGGCGAGTTCCGCTACGGGCAGCGCCCCATCGACGCGCTGCAGTCCATTGATGGCGATGGCCGTGTGACTTATGTCGGCACATTCTCCAAGGCATTGTCTCCGCAGCTGCGGATCGGCTATGTGGTGCTGCCGGTGGAATTGGTGCCTGTATTCCGGCAGGCCAAGCGCCTGACCGACCGGCATGCGCCCGTGCTGGAGCAGCGGGTGCTGGCTGCATTGATACAGAGCGGTGCGTACGAACGCCATGTGCGACGCATGCGTCGTGAAAACGAGCGCCGCCGCGCTGCCTTGCTGGATGCCGTGGCACAGTACCTTCCCGAGGAAGCGCAAGTAAGGGGCACCGCTGCGGGTCTGCATGTGGTGTTGTGGCTGCCCTTTTTGCGTCCCGGTGACGAGCCGGCTCTGGTGGCTGCGGCGCGCGCGGTGGGTGTGGGTATCTATCCGGTGTCCACACTGTTTGCGAGCCTGGAATCTGCCGCGTACCGGCCCGCCGGTTTCATTCTGGGATATGCCAGTCTGACGGTTGAGCAGATTCAGCAAGGCATGCGCATTCTGGGTGCGTTGCTCGCCACATGGACCCCGGCGCATTGACTATCTTGCGCATGGTCAAGGATTTCTCCCCGGCGAAGCCTATATTTGTGGCGATGCCATTCACTGGCAACATGAAGGAGAAGGACCATGGACTTTGTCATCATTGGCGCCGGCTCGGCTGGCATGCGCGCTGCCGAGACCTTGCGTGAAACCAGTGCCGATGCGCACATCACACTGGTCAGCGGCGAACCGGGTGAGCCCTATGCGCGCATGGCCATCCCCTATATCCTGAGCGGAAACATAGACGACGACGGTGCGCGCCAACGCCGCTCGCACCACCACCTCGAAGGGCTTGGCATTCGCTACCTCCATGCCAAGGCGTTGCAGGTGCACGCCGGGCCGGACGGCGGCCTGGTCGATCTGGACGACGGTTCGCAACTGCGATATGACCGTCTGCTGGTGGCAACCGGCTCATCGCCCAGCTTGCCACCGTTGCCCGGCACCGATCTGCCGGGTGTGGTGTCGTGCTGGACCCTGGAGGATGCGCACAAGATTGCGCCCCGTCTGGTCCCTGGCGCGCGCGTGGTCTTGTTGGGCGCCGGCTTCGTGGCCGGGGTCTGCATGAAGGCGCTGGTGAGCAGGGGCGTGCGGCTATCCGTAGTGGCGGGCCGTTCGGGCCAGATCCTGCGTTCCATGATGACGCCAGTGGGCAGCCGCATGCTGCAGCGCTGGCTGGAGGGTCGCGGTGTGAACGTCATCACCACTGGGCGCACCCTGCGCATAGAACCCGGTCCGCGCCTGATCATGGACACAGGCGCCATTGATGCCGACCTCATCATTCTGGCAACCGGCGTGCATCCGAACGTGTCGTTCCTTGCAAACACCGGCGTGGAAATCCGCAGCGGAATCGTGATTGACCCGCACATGCGCACCTCGGTCCCACACATCTACGCGGCGGGCGACGTGGCCGAAGGGCACGACTTTTCCACCGGTGAATGGGTAGTGCACGCACTGCAGCCCACGGCCACAGAGCATGGACGCATTGCAGCGCTCAACATGGCCGGCAAGGACGTGCCCTACATCGGCAGCCTGGGCATGAATGTGCTGGACTCGGTCGGGCTCGTATCGCACACCTTTGGTCTGTGGCAGGGCGTTGACGGCGGTGAAAGCACCGAAGTGGTCGATGAGGCCAACTTCATCTATACCCGACTGTGCTTCGATGGCGACCAGCTGGTGGGCGCCATCACCATCGGCCATCCGCAGCACGTGGGCGCCATACGCGGGCTGATCCAGTCGCGCCGACACCTGGGGGCATGGAAGGAACGGCTGCTGAAGAATCCGGAACTGGTGATGGACGCGCAGGTGGACCTCAACCGCGGCTAGGGTTTGTGCGCTCTTGACACATGGGAGGCATTGAACGACTGTGCCTGCTCCAAGGCCCACGCCGGAGCAGTCCCCCATGCAAGTCACACCCCATCAGCATATTTCCACCGTGATGCAGGTCGCATCCGAGGCGCATGCAAACGGCAAGCCGCTGGCTTCCCGCCACGAAGACCTGATTCGGGACTCCTGGGTGCGTTGCGTGCACGAGCACGGGCTGGACCCCACACGCATGCAAGAGGCCATCATCGTGCCGCAAGCCCGCTTGCGCGAGCACAAGGAGCAGATGGAGAGTCTTCTGCAAATTGCCCGCCACGGATTGGAGTCGCTCTACAGCAAGGTCTCGGGTCTGGGCTATGTGGTGCTGCTGACCGATGCGCGTGGCATCACCGTGGACTTTCTGGGTGACTTGGTTTTTGAGCCCAGCCTGCGCCGAGCCGGCCTGTACCTGGGAGCGGATTGGAGCGAACACCATGCGGGCACCTGTGGCGTGGGTACCTGCATCAGCACCGGCCGGGCTCTGACGGTGCATCTGGATGACCATTTCGATGCCACCCACATTCCGTTGACTTGCACAACGGCACCCATCTACGACAGCCTGGGCAATCTGAGCGCCGTGCTGGACATCTCCCAGCTCAGCTCTTCGCAGCCCAAGGAGAGCCAGCACCTCGCCCTGCAGCTGGTCACCATGTATGCGCACGACATCGAGAATGCGGCCTTCCTGCAGCGCCATCGGCGCGACTGGATCGTGCGGCTGGCCAGCGCCCCGCAGTTTCTGGAAGTGCAACCCGAATATCTGCTGGCCCTGGATGGGGCGGGGCGCGTCATCGGCCACAACCGCCGTGCACAGTTGGGGCTGCAGGGCGTGAACCACGGCAAGCTGCTGGGGTCACCATGGGAAAGCCTGCTGAACGTTCCGTTTTCCCAAATCGGCCGCTACGTGATGGCGCAACCCATGGACCAGCGCGCAGTTATGTTGCGTGGCGTGCACAGGGCGTTGTTTCTGTCCGTCACTCCGCCACCACCGGTGCCTCTGGTCGTGCGTGACGCTGTTGCCGCACACCTACCGGAGCCGCTGGCATCCCTCTCCCTGGGTGACCTGGCGCTGGACCGGCAGATCAAACGCGCGGCAATGCTGGTGAACTCCCCCATCAGCCTGCTCATCACCGGTGAAACCGGTTCGGGCAAGGAGTACTTTGCCAAGGCCATTCATGCCAGCAGCGTGCGCAAGCAGCGGCCCTTTGTGGCGGTGAACTGTGCGGCCATCCCCGAGGCGCTGATCGAGAGCGAGCTGTTTGGCCACATGCCCGGCAGCTTTTCCGGAGCCAGTGCCAAGGGCAAGCGCGGGCTGGTGCAGGAAGCCGACGGAGGCACCCTGTTCCTGGATGAGATAGGCGACATGCCCCTGGCGCTGCAGGCACGCCTGCTGCGCGTGTTGTCCGAGCGCGAGGTTCTTCCGGTGGGCGCACTCAAGCCCATCCCCATCAACATCCGCGTCATTGCCGCCACGCATGCGCCCCTGGAAGCGCTGGTGCGCTCAGGCAAGTTCCGTGACGACCTGTACTACCGCCTCAATGGTGCCCACTTCAGTCTGCCGCCGCTGCGCGAGCGGGCGGACCGTGGTGCGCTGATTGGCCATATGTTGTCAGGCCGCACACTCACTGCGGCAGCGCTGGCACAACTGATGGCACATACATGGCCGGGCAATCTGCGGGAGCTTCGCAATGTGCTGGACTACGCCAGCAGCATGCGCGCGCACGGCGACATCGACACCGACGACTTGCCGCAACTGCGTGAAGCATCCGCCGTGCAGGCCGTGGCGCAGCCCCGTCCAGCCCCACGCTGCGATGCCGACGAGCAGCTGCTACAGGCTCTGCGCGCCGCGCATTGGAACGTAAGTGCCCTGGCGCGCGAGCTGGGGCTGTCGCGCATGACGCTGTACCGGCGCATGAAGCGTGCAGGCATCGTGCCGAACAACCGCGAATAGCGGTGCAACAGGGTGACAACTGTCACCTGCCTGGCTGTTACACCTGTCACAGTGTGACAGCACCCCCTGCGTTCTGAGTCCATACAAATCAAGCACTTAGGCGCCGGACCGTTCTGGCACGGATATTGACTTGTATCAGTTGAGTCAGCCCATTTCGAGGCTGGCCATCCACAGGAGACAAGTTCAATGACAACCCCCTCGCAAAGGGCCAGCACCTGGTTGGCCGATTTTGGTGCCGCGCTTGGCAAGCGTGATCTGGAAGCGGCGCTCGCACTGTTTGATGACGACTGCTATTGGCGCGACCTGGTCAGCTTCACCTGGAACATCTGTACCCAGGAAGGCAAGCCCGCGGTGCGCGACATGCTCGCTGCACGGCTGGCCGATGTGGCTCCAGGCAGCTTCACGCTGGAAGGCGAAGCGACCGAAGCCGGTGGCGTGATCGACGCCTGGTTCACCTTCGAGACACGTCTTTCGCGTGGACGCGGCCATTTGCGGCTCAAGGACGGTAAGGCCTGGACCCTGCTCACCACTATGGTGGAACTCAAGGGCTTCGAGGAAAAGACCGGCACCCGCCGCATCAAGGGCGCAGAGCACGGAGTGCACAAGAACCGCAAAACCTGGATGGAGCTGCGCAATGAGGAGCAGGCCAAGCTGGGTTACAGCGAGCAGCCCTATGTGGTCATCGTGGGGGGCGGTCAGGGCGGCATCATTCTGGCTGCGCGCCTGCGTCGTCTGGGCGTGCCCACGCTGGTCATCGAGAAGAATGCGCGTCCCGGCGACAGCTGGCGCAACCGCTACAAGAGCTTGTGCCTGCATGACCCGGTGTGGTACGACCACCTGCCCTACATTCCTTTCCCGGACGACTGGCCGGTGTTCGCACCCAAGGACAAGGTGGGCGATTGGCTGGAGATGTATGCCAAGGTCATGGAGCTCAACTACTGGGGCTCCACTACTGCCAAGAGTGCGCACTTTGACGAGGCCAAGGGCGAGTGGGTGGTGGAGGTGGACCGCGCCGGTGAACAGGTGACGCTGCGGCCCAAGCAACTGGTGTTTGCGCTGGGTGTTTCCGGCTATGCCAACGTGCCCAAGATTGCAGGTGCCGACACCTTTGAAGGCGAGCAGCACCACTCCAGCAAGCACCCCGGCCCGGAAAAATACAAGGGCAAGAAAGTGGTGGTGCTGGGCTCCAACAACTCGGCCCACGACATCTGCGCAGCCCTGTGGGAGAACGGCGTGGACGTCACCATGGTCCAGCGCAGCAGCACCCACATTGCGCCCTCGCAGGCGCTCATGGAGCTGGCATTGGGCGGGCTCTACAGCGAAGAGGCTGTCAAGAACGGCATAGACCACCACAAGGCCGACCTGATCTTTGCCAGCGTGCCCTACAAGATCATGCACACCTTCCACATCCCGGTGTACGAGGAGATGAAGAAGCGCGAGGCCGATCTCTATGGCCGACTGGAGAAGGCGGGCTTCATGCTGGACTTTGGTGATGACGGCTCTGGCCTGTTCATGAAGTACCTGCGCCGCGGTTCGGGCTACTATATCGACGTGGGCGCGTCCGAGCTGGTGGCCAATGGCAGCATCAAGCTCAAGAGCCGGGTAAACATCGAGCGCATCAACCCCAAGTCAGTACTGCTCACCGACGGCACCGAGCTGCCCGCGGATCTGATCGTGTACGCCACCGGATTTGGCTCCATGAACCAGTTCCTGGCCGACATCGTCTCACCCGATGTGGCCAACCGCGTCGGCAAGGTATGGGGCCTGGGCTCCAGCACCACCAAGGACCCTGGACCATGGGAAGGCGAGCTTCGCAACATGTGGAAGCCCACCAACCAGCCGCAGCTCTGGATTCATGGCGGCAATCTGCACCAGAGCCGGCATTACTCGCAGTTCCTGTCCCTGCAACTCAAGGCCCGCTTTGAGGGCCTGGATACGCCGGTGTATCGGCAGGCTGCGGTGCATCACCTGCGCTAGCGCTTCACTTGAAGGCGACGGGCTTGCCAGCGTTGTCCTTGATGTCGCCCCAGGACTTCTGAATGGCGGCCACCACGGTGGCCGGCATCGGGACGTAATCCAGATCCGAGGCCGCCTTGCCGCCATTGGCGTAGGCCCAGTTGAAGAACTTCAGCACCTCGGCTGCGTTGGCGGGCTTGTCCTGCTTTTCGTGCATCAGGATGAAGGTGGCTCCGCTGATGGGCCAGGCTTCCTTGCCTGGCTCATTGGTGAGGATCTGGTAGAACGACTTGCTCCAATCGGCGCCGGCAGCGGCCGCCTTGAAGGCTGCCTCGTCGGGATGGACGAAATTGCCCGACGCGTTCTGCAGGATGGCGTAGTTCATCTTGTTCTGCTTCACGTAGGAATATTCCACATAACCAATCGAATTGGGAATGCGGTTGACGAAGGCCGAAACGCCTTCGTT contains:
- a CDS encoding sigma-54-dependent Fis family transcriptional regulator translates to MQVTPHQHISTVMQVASEAHANGKPLASRHEDLIRDSWVRCVHEHGLDPTRMQEAIIVPQARLREHKEQMESLLQIARHGLESLYSKVSGLGYVVLLTDARGITVDFLGDLVFEPSLRRAGLYLGADWSEHHAGTCGVGTCISTGRALTVHLDDHFDATHIPLTCTTAPIYDSLGNLSAVLDISQLSSSQPKESQHLALQLVTMYAHDIENAAFLQRHRRDWIVRLASAPQFLEVQPEYLLALDGAGRVIGHNRRAQLGLQGVNHGKLLGSPWESLLNVPFSQIGRYVMAQPMDQRAVMLRGVHRALFLSVTPPPPVPLVVRDAVAAHLPEPLASLSLGDLALDRQIKRAAMLVNSPISLLITGETGSGKEYFAKAIHASSVRKQRPFVAVNCAAIPEALIESELFGHMPGSFSGASAKGKRGLVQEADGGTLFLDEIGDMPLALQARLLRVLSEREVLPVGALKPIPINIRVIAATHAPLEALVRSGKFRDDLYYRLNGAHFSLPPLRERADRGALIGHMLSGRTLTAAALAQLMAHTWPGNLRELRNVLDYASSMRAHGDIDTDDLPQLREASAVQAVAQPRPAPRCDADEQLLQALRAAHWNVSALARELGLSRMTLYRRMKRAGIVPNNRE
- a CDS encoding NAD(P)/FAD-dependent oxidoreductase codes for the protein MTTPSQRASTWLADFGAALGKRDLEAALALFDDDCYWRDLVSFTWNICTQEGKPAVRDMLAARLADVAPGSFTLEGEATEAGGVIDAWFTFETRLSRGRGHLRLKDGKAWTLLTTMVELKGFEEKTGTRRIKGAEHGVHKNRKTWMELRNEEQAKLGYSEQPYVVIVGGGQGGIILAARLRRLGVPTLVIEKNARPGDSWRNRYKSLCLHDPVWYDHLPYIPFPDDWPVFAPKDKVGDWLEMYAKVMELNYWGSTTAKSAHFDEAKGEWVVEVDRAGEQVTLRPKQLVFALGVSGYANVPKIAGADTFEGEQHHSSKHPGPEKYKGKKVVVLGSNNSAHDICAALWENGVDVTMVQRSSTHIAPSQALMELALGGLYSEEAVKNGIDHHKADLIFASVPYKIMHTFHIPVYEEMKKREADLYGRLEKAGFMLDFGDDGSGLFMKYLRRGSGYYIDVGASELVANGSIKLKSRVNIERINPKSVLLTDGTELPADLIVYATGFGSMNQFLADIVSPDVANRVGKVWGLGSSTTKDPGPWEGELRNMWKPTNQPQLWIHGGNLHQSRHYSQFLSLQLKARFEGLDTPVYRQAAVHHLR